In one window of Gossypium arboreum isolate Shixiya-1 chromosome 4, ASM2569848v2, whole genome shotgun sequence DNA:
- the LOC108460505 gene encoding DExH-box ATP-dependent RNA helicase DExH3, giving the protein MQNPKLRCFLLGFNFTSARVSTFFDSLPDILPNTSSSARFYLPLRRRLCGYAVEQFSDDEYECDFESHKASSSVANIDEWKWKLGMLLRSENDQEIVSRDKRDRRDYEQISNLAKRMGLYSEMYGKVVVASKVPLPNYRPDLDDKRPQREVVVPLGLQRRVEGLLQEYLDRLQLNSGKVGENSDIANSIDPAEYVNPDENPDSFLDSSVMEKVLQRRSLRLRNMQRAWQESPEGKKMMEFRKSLPAFKEKERLLQAIARNQVIVISGETGCGKTTQLPQYILESEIETGRGAFCSIICTQPRRISAMAVAERVSAERGEPLGETVGYKVRLEGMKGKNTQLLFCTSGILLRRLLSDRNLNGITHVFVDEIHERGMNEDFLLIVLKDLLPRRQDLRLILMSATLNAELFSNYFGGAPKIHIPGFTYPVRAHFLEDVLEFTGYKLTSFNQIDDYGQEKMWKMQKQLAPRKRKNQITSLVEDALNKSSFENYSSRARDSLACWMPDCIGFNLIEAVLCHICRKERPGAVLVFMTGWEDISSLRDQLKAHPLLGDPNRVLLLTCHGSMATSEQKLIFEKPPPNIRKIVLATNMAEASITINDIVFVVDCGKAKETTYDALNNTPCLLPSWISQASARQRRGRAGRVQPGECYHLYPRCVYEAFSEYQLPELLRTPLNSLCLQIKSLQVESIGGFLSAALQAPEPLAVQNAIDFLKMVGALDEKENLTNLGKFLAMLPVDPKLGKMLIMGAIFRCFDPVLTIVSGLSVRDPFLLPQDKKDLAGTAKSRFSAKDYSDHMALVRAYEGWKDAEREGSAYEYCWRNFLSAQTLQAIHSLRKQFGYILREAGLVDEDVAANNKLSHNQSLVRAVICSGLFPGIASVVHRETSMSFKTMDDGQVLLYANSVNARYQTIPYPWLVFGEKVKVNTVFIRDSTGVSDSILMLFGGSLSRGAEVGHLKMLQGYIDFFMDSTLAECYLKLKEELDRLIQKKLQDPSVDILQEGKYLMLAVQELVSGDLCEGRFVFGRASRKPKDSADNSRFTRDGTNPKSLLQTLLMRAGHSPPKYKTKHLKTNEFRALVEFKGMQFVGKPMKNKQLAERDAAVEALAWLTHTSDNSRGDDGSPLDVTDNMLKLLGKRRRSKRR; this is encoded by the exons ATGCAAAATCCAAAGCTCAGATGTTTCCTTTTGGGATTCAATTTCACTAGCGCTAGGGTCTCCACCTTTTTTGATTCACTCCCTGACATACTCCCAAATACTTCTTCTTCTGCCAGGTTCTATCTTCCTCTACGACGCCGTTTATGCGGGTACGCCGTAGAGCAGTTCTCAGACGATGAATACGAGTGTGATTTCGAGAGTCATAAG GCGTCGTCTTCGGTTGCCAACATTGATGAATGGAAATGGAAACTCGGCATGCTGTTACGTAGTGAAAATGACCAAGAAATTGTATCTAGAGATAAAAGAGATAGGAGAGACTATGAACAAATTTCCAACCTTGCTAAAAGGATGGGACTTTACAG TGAAATGTATGGAAAAGTGGTTGTTGCAAGCAAGGTTCCACTTCCTAACTATAGGCCAGATTTGGATGATAAACGGCCACAACGGGAG GTTGTTGTACCATTAGGCTTACAAAGGAGAGTTGAGGGTTTACTGCAAGAGTACCTTGATCGGCTGCAGTTAAATTCTGGGAAGGTTGGCGAGAATTCAGATATTGCTAATTCCATTGATCCGGCTGAATATGTGAACCCAGATGAGAATCCAGATTCATTCCTGGATAGTTCTGTTATGGAAAAGGTTCTTCAAAGGAGGAGTTTGCGATTACGGAACATGCAAAGAGCTTGGCAG GAATCACCTGAAGGCAAGAAGATGATGGAATTTCGGAAATCTCTGCCTGCATTCAAGGAAAAGGAAAGGCTTCTGCAAGCAATTGCACGTAATCAG GTCATAGTGATATCGGGGGAGACTGGATGTGGCAAGACCACTCAACTTCCACAATACATATTGGAGTCAGAAATAGAAACTGGTCGTGGAGCATTCTGTAGCATAATTTGCACACAGCCTCGAAGAATATCTGCTATGGCAGTTGCAGAAAGAGTGTCTGCAGAAAGAGGAGAGCCACTTGGGGAAACA GTTGGTTATAAAGTTCGATTAGAGGGAATGAAAGGGAAAAATACCCAACTACTTTTTTGTACCAGTGGAATTTTACTCAGGCGGCTGCTGAGTGACCGGAACTTGAATGGTATAACTCATGTTTTTGTTGATGAAATACATGAGCGAGGAATGAATGAAG ATTTTCTACTTATTGTGTTGAAGGATCTTCTTCCACGTCGCCAAGATTTGAGATTAATTTTAATGAGTGCCACTTTGAATGCTGAGCTTTTCTCCAATTATTTTGGCGGGGCACCTAAAATTCATATTCCA GGTTTTACGTATCCGGTCAGGGCACATTTTCTGGAAGATGTTTTGGAATTTACTGGCTATAAGTTGACTTCTTTCAATCAAATTGATGATTATGGCCAAGAGAAAATGTGGAAAATGCAGAAGCAACTTGCCCCACGGAAAAGGAAAAACCAGATTACTTCTCTTGTAGAG GATGCTCTCAACAAATCAAGCTTTGAGAATTATAGTTCAAGAGCACGTGATTCTCTTGCATGTTGGATGCCTGATTGCATAGGATTCAATCTTATTGAGGCAGTTCTATGCCATATATGCCGAAAGGAAAGACCAGGTGCTGTGCTAGTATTTATGACTGGTTGGGAAGATATCAGTTCTTTGAGGGATCAACTTAAAGCTCATCCTCTTTTGGGAGACCCTAACAGGGTTCTGCTTCTAACATGCCATGGTTCTATGGCAACATCTGAACAG AAATTAATATTCGAGAAACCGCCTCCCAATATACGTAAAATTGTTCTTGCTACAAATATGGCAGAGGCAAGCATTACAATCAATGATATAGTTTTTGTGGTAGATTGTGGAAAAGCAAAAGAGACCACATATGATGCTCTGAATAATACACCATGTCTGCTACCTTCCTGGATATCTCAAGCATCAGCCCGGCAA AGAAGGGGTAGAGCTGGTCGTGTGCAGCCAGGCGAATGCTACCACCTATATCCGAGATGTGTTTATGAAGCTTTCTCTGAGTATCAACTTCCTGAACTTCTGAGAACTCCTTTGAATTCTCTCTGCTTGCAAATAAAAAGTTTGCAGGTTGAAAGCATTGGAGGATTCTTGTCAGCAGCTTTGCAAGCACCAGAACCATTGGCT GTccaaaacgccattgattttctAAAAATGGTTGGGGCACTAGATGAGAAGGAAAATCTCACTAATCTAG GAAAGTTTTTGGCAATGCTTCCTGTAGATCCCAAGCTTGGGAAAATGCTAATCATGGGTGCCATCTTCCGTTGCTTTGATCCTGTATTAACAATAGTGTCTGGACTTAGTGTCAGGGATCCTTTTCTTTTGCCTCAAGACAAGAAGGAT TTAGCTGGGACAGCCAAGTCTAGATTTTCTGCGAAAGACTACAGTGATCACATGGCTCTTGTCCGTGCTTATGAAGGCTGGAAGGATGCAGAAAGAGAAGGATCAGCATACGAGTATTGTTGGAGAAACTTCCTGTCTGCACAAACTCTTCAGGCTATTCATTCTCTTAGGAAGCAATTTGGTTATATTCTAAGAGAAGCTGGCTTGGTAGATGAAGATGTAGCTGCAAACAATAAATTAAGTCACAACCAGTCTCTAGTTCGAGCTGTCATATGCTCCGGACTCTTTCCTGGAATAGCATCTGTAGTG CACAGAGAGACATCAATGTCTTTTAAAACAATGGACGATGGCCAGGTTTTGTTATATGCT AATTCTGTGAATGCACGGTACCAAACAATACCTTATCCGTGGCTAGTGTTTGGTGAAAAAGTAAAGGTCAATACAGTTTTCATACGTGACTCCACTGGCGTATCGGATTCTATATTAATGCTCTTTGGTGGCTCTCTAAGCCGTGGGGCAGAG GTTGGGCATTTGAAAATGTTGCAAGGGTACATTGATTTCTTCATGGATTCTACCTTGGCTGAATGCTATTTGAAGCTCAAAGAAGAACTTGATAGACTTATTCAGAAGAAG CTTCAAGATCCTAGTGTTGATATTCTCCAGGAAGGGAAGTACCTTATGCTTGCAGTTCAAGAGCTAGTGTCTGGAGATCTATGTGAAGGGCGATTTGTTTTTGGCCGTGCAAGTAGGAAGCCCAAGGATTCTGCTGACAACAGTAGATTCACGAGGGATGGAACAAATCCGAAGAGCTTGCTACAAACTTTGTTAATGAGGGCTGGGCACTCACCTCCAAAATACAAGACGAAGCATCTAAAGACAAATGAATTTAGGGCACTGGTGGAATTCAAAGGAATGCAGTTTGTGGGAAAGCCCATGAAAAACAAGCAGCTTGCTGAGAGGGATGCCGCTGTAGAAGCATTGGCATGGTTGACTCATACCTCTGACAATAGTCGTGGTGATGATGGTTCCCCTCTTGATGTCACTGACAACATGTTAAAACTTTTGGGAAAGCGTCGAAGATCAAAAAGACGATAG